The region ATCCTCCTGCTGCGGGAGACGTCCGGTGACCGCTACCTGCCGATCTGGATCGGTTCGGTCGAGGCCACTGCGATCGCCCTCGAGCAGCAGGGGGTCAAGCCCGCCCGACCGCTCACGCACGACCTGCTCAAGGACGTGATCGGCGCGCTGGGCCGGCGGCTGGAACAGGTGCGGATCACGGACCTTCAGGAAGGCACCTTCTACGCCGAGCTGATCTTCGACGGGGGCATCACCGTGTCCGCCCGGCCGAGCGACTCGGTCGCGCTCGCCCTGCGGGTCGGCGTGCCGATCCACGCGGACGAGAGCGTGCTGGCCGAGGCCGGTCTGGTGATCCCGGACGAGCAGGAGGACGAGGTCGAGAAGTTCCGCGAGTTCCTCGACTCCGTGTCCCCGGAGGACTTCCGGGGAGCCCAGCCGGGCTGAGTCCCCGGACCCTCGTCGAAGGAGCGCGGGACCCCCGGGGTGCGGCGATCAGGTGTTGATCGACGACACGCCGGGGGAGCAGGACCGGTGGCGGCGTGGCACGTTGACCCTGGGCGTGCGGCCGCTTACCGTCGGCGGAGACATCATCGAGGCGGTGGTCGTCGGCGCGGGGATCCTTCCCCGGTCGCCGCGACCGGGGAAGGAGTGCCGTGGACGGGTCGTCCTCAGACGCCCCCGGACAGGGCGAGCTCTTCCCGGACCCGCTGGTCGGTGAGGGGCTCGACGGGATGCCGGACCAGCTGGTCGGGTTCCGCGGTCCCACGGCCTGTCAGGTCGTCGGCATCACCTACCGCCAGTTGGACTACTGGGCCCGCACCGGGCTCGTCGTGCCCTCCATCCGGGGTGCGGCCGGTTCCGGCAGCCAGCGGCTCTACTCCTTCAAGGACGTCCTCGTCCTGAAGGTCGTCAAGCGACTGCTCGACGCCGGTGTGTCCCTGCAGAACATCCGGGTCGCCGTGGAACACCTGCGGCGCCGCGGGATAAGAGATCTCGCCGGCATCACGCTCTTCAGCGACGGCACCACCGTGTACGAGTGCGCCTCGCCGGAGGAGGTCGTGGACCTCCTGCAGGGCGGCCAGGGGGTCTTCGGGATCGCGGTCTCCGGCGCGATGCGCGAGATCAGCGGCTCGATCAAGGACTTCCCGGTCGAGCGTGCGGACGGTGGCACGGTCGACGAGACGCCCGAGGACGAGCTCTCCCGCCGCCGGGCCCGCCGCGCCATCTCGTAACGAACCGCGGCCCCTCGATCGCGTCCGCGTTGCGGAACGGGTCGTGTTCGGCCGGCAGCTTCTCCAGTCTCGCCTGCTCGACACGGTTCACCACCGTCAGGCTCTCCTGCTTGTCGCGGACGCACTTCGCCGGCGTGAACGCGGACGTCGTCACGTACAGCACCGCGATGCCCAGGAAACCGCGCACCCACGGGCAGGTACACGATGCCGCGGGAACTCTGCCCTGTGCTCGTCATGCCCGGAACTGTGTCGAGAATCCGCCCGGTGATCCTCGGTGGAACTACGGGAGTTGCCGTTAAGCTGATCCCGTAGTCGCCGATCCCGCGCGGGAGAGACCCGGCCCGGAGCACTCCGGAGCAGGGCGCCGAAGGAGCAAATCCTCCCCGGAACCTCTCAGGCACCCGGACCGCGTGGGCGAGACGCCTCTGGAAAGCGATGCCGGTCGTCCGCGACCGGCCTCCGCCGACGGGGAAAGCCCTGCTCAGCCGGGGTGAATCTCTCAGGCCCCCGGGTATCCGGGGATCGACAGAGGGGGAGGGCAGCACGCCCGTAGTCGTCCTGCCCCACCGTCCCGCCCCCGGAGGCCGTCCTGTGACCGACCCCGTATCGCCGTCCGCACCGGCCCTCTTCGCGCTCGAGGAGAGCACCCCGTTCGTCGACCGGCACATCGGGCCCCGCCCGGCCGAGCTCGCCCGCATGCTCGACGCGATCGGCGCAGGATCCCTCGAGGACCTGGCGGACCGTGCCCTCCCGCCCAGCATCCGGGACACCGAGGCCGTCGCCACGACGATCCCCGCCCCGGCGTCGGAGACGGACATGCTCGCCGAGCTCCGCGGGATCGCCGCCCGCAACACCGTGACCGTCCCGATGATCGGTCTCGGCTACTCGGGGACGCTCACCCCGCCGGTCATCCGGCGGCATGTGCTGGAGAACCCCGCCTGGTACACGGCCTACACGCCCTACCAGCCGGAGATCAGCCAGGGCCGGCTCGAGGCGCTGCT is a window of Pseudonocardia sp. T1-2H DNA encoding:
- a CDS encoding bifunctional nuclease family protein, whose translation is MSEMRVVGVRVELPANQPILLLRETSGDRYLPIWIGSVEATAIALEQQGVKPARPLTHDLLKDVIGALGRRLEQVRITDLQEGTFYAELIFDGGITVSARPSDSVALALRVGVPIHADESVLAEAGLVIPDEQEDEVEKFREFLDSVSPEDFRGAQPG
- a CDS encoding MerR family transcriptional regulator — translated: MDGSSSDAPGQGELFPDPLVGEGLDGMPDQLVGFRGPTACQVVGITYRQLDYWARTGLVVPSIRGAAGSGSQRLYSFKDVLVLKVVKRLLDAGVSLQNIRVAVEHLRRRGIRDLAGITLFSDGTTVYECASPEEVVDLLQGGQGVFGIAVSGAMREISGSIKDFPVERADGGTVDETPEDELSRRRARRAIS
- a CDS encoding YiaA/YiaB family inner membrane protein translates to MRGFLGIAVLYVTTSAFTPAKCVRDKQESLTVVNRVEQARLEKLPAEHDPFRNADAIEGPRFVTRWRGGPGGGRARPRASRRPCHRPHARPGSP